The Acidobacteriota bacterium genome has a segment encoding these proteins:
- a CDS encoding CocE/NonD family hydrolase, protein MIKLSRLLALALCAGLLALSLSPLLPSSRAQNAAFDVKANYVKSEHQIQMRDGKKLFTVVYAPKDATQKYPFLIQRTPYGAGPYGPDAYRGAIGPSAAYMPEGYIFVYQDVRGTFMSEGEFEDVRPHLSKKKAKTDIDEASDTYDTVDWLVKNIPNNNGRAGFYGISYPGFYATMAILADHPAIKAVSPQAPVTDVWLGDDDHHNGAFFQFESFDFIMFFGLPRPAPTPNQFKNFNLGVPDGYEFFLNHGTLAKLKAQYLKDQNKYWNDVFSHPNYDGFWQARTPLPHLKNVKPAVMTVGGWFDAEDLYGPLHVYAAIEKNNPGAQNTLVMGPWSHGGWGRGPGDALGSIRFEAKTGEWFRAHELKFFNANLKDKGQPEQADVWAFRTGANEWKSFKQWPPAEAQIQALYFQANGKLAFTAPAETKEAFDEYQSDPQRPVPYTATVSNTRNAGYMIEDQRFTANRPDVLVYQTEALTTDLTLAGPLTADLFVSTTGTDADFIVKVIDVYPDDAPNNSPLGSQVKMGGFQMLVRAEVMRGKYRNSFSKPEPFVAGKPAEVKFNTQDVHHTFKAGHRLMVQVQSSWFPLVDRNPQKFVDIYRATEADFQQATHRLYRYGKLSSQLKVGVLK, encoded by the coding sequence ATGATCAAACTATCACGATTGCTCGCGCTGGCCCTGTGCGCAGGCTTGTTGGCGCTCAGTCTCAGCCCGTTGCTGCCATCGTCACGCGCACAGAATGCCGCCTTCGATGTCAAAGCGAATTACGTCAAGTCAGAGCATCAGATTCAGATGCGCGATGGCAAGAAACTCTTCACGGTCGTTTATGCGCCCAAAGACGCCACGCAAAAATACCCGTTCTTAATTCAACGCACGCCCTACGGTGCCGGGCCTTATGGGCCGGATGCGTATCGTGGCGCAATTGGCCCGTCCGCCGCCTATATGCCAGAGGGCTACATCTTCGTTTACCAGGACGTGCGCGGCACCTTCATGTCCGAAGGCGAGTTTGAAGACGTGCGGCCGCACCTCTCGAAGAAAAAAGCCAAGACCGACATTGACGAAGCCAGCGACACCTACGACACGGTGGATTGGCTGGTCAAAAACATCCCGAACAACAACGGGCGCGCGGGCTTTTACGGCATCTCGTATCCGGGCTTTTACGCGACGATGGCGATCCTGGCCGATCATCCGGCGATTAAGGCCGTTTCGCCGCAAGCGCCTGTGACTGATGTCTGGTTGGGCGATGACGATCATCATAATGGCGCGTTCTTTCAGTTTGAATCTTTCGACTTCATTATGTTCTTTGGCCTACCGCGCCCGGCGCCGACGCCGAATCAGTTCAAGAATTTCAACCTTGGTGTGCCCGACGGCTATGAGTTCTTCCTCAACCACGGCACGCTGGCCAAGCTGAAAGCGCAGTATCTGAAAGACCAGAACAAGTATTGGAACGATGTTTTCAGTCATCCCAACTACGACGGATTCTGGCAGGCGCGCACGCCGCTGCCGCACCTGAAAAACGTCAAGCCTGCGGTGATGACCGTCGGTGGCTGGTTTGACGCCGAAGACCTTTACGGCCCGCTGCACGTTTACGCCGCCATCGAAAAGAACAATCCCGGCGCGCAAAACACGCTGGTGATGGGCCCCTGGTCACACGGCGGCTGGGGACGCGGGCCGGGCGACGCGCTGGGGAGCATCCGTTTTGAAGCCAAGACCGGCGAGTGGTTCCGCGCACACGAGTTGAAGTTTTTCAACGCGAACTTAAAGGACAAAGGCCAGCCGGAACAGGCCGACGTTTGGGCCTTCCGCACCGGCGCGAATGAGTGGAAGAGTTTCAAGCAATGGCCGCCAGCAGAAGCGCAAATCCAAGCGCTCTATTTCCAGGCCAACGGCAAGCTCGCCTTCACCGCCCCGGCGGAAACCAAAGAAGCCTTTGACGAATACCAGAGCGATCCGCAACGGCCCGTGCCCTACACGGCCACGGTCAGCAACACCCGCAATGCCGGGTACATGATCGAAGACCAACGCTTCACCGCCAATCGCCCCGACGTGCTCGTTTATCAAACCGAGGCGCTGACGACAGACCTCACGCTGGCCGGGCCGCTCACGGCGGATTTGTTTGTTTCGACCACCGGAACGGATGCCGATTTCATTGTTAAGGTGATTGATGTTTACCCCGATGACGCGCCGAACAATTCCCCTCTTGGCAGCCAAGTCAAAATGGGCGGCTTCCAAATGCTCGTGCGGGCCGAAGTGATGCGCGGCAAGTACCGCAACAGTTTCAGCAAACCTGAACCCTTTGTGGCAGGCAAACCGGCAGAAGTGAAGTTCAACACGCAGGACGTTCACCACACTTTCAAAGCCGGGCATAGGCTGATGGTGCAGGTGCAAAGTTCCTGGTTCCCGTTGGTAGACCGCAATCCGCAAAAGTTCGTGGATATTTACCGCGCGACCGAGGCGGATTTTCAGCAGGCGACGCATCGCTTGTATCGCTATGGCAAGCTGAGCTCGCAGTTGAAAGTTGGCGTGCTGAAGTAG
- a CDS encoding OmpA family protein, which produces MRIGRVQLGPGAIILVVLLMLGLVYTGLKQLGVLDKLNPTTSEKSSAVVPDKREKLEEISTASLPPSAVKAPVRTSDNPEVTIGLWTWQTESGIIDAVGGPGKSGDHPDSCLSQAGITNTRLVVQNDTSEQIKALAAGQMQLVTTTGDQAAVDIAGANKLLRGNKAKVVWSSGYSFGEDCLIGPESWKRDPQLSRGSVVVTAVPYCDWNVTVNWAADNQIPVNPDEQVYDPEAINFVNATDHIEAAQKYVQNAKVSLRNRATGKSEEHAIDAVATWTPGDVMAVKDRATVNYKGKTEKVQKIVSTKEYSYMMPHILFGNEDWLNQHRDYVKTVLRCVARSNERIKTDEAYMRDRVSALNALTFNMEGKGPAFWNKYFNGVVEDGVPLGGSRVNNIAEVRHLFGLANNQPVGRSIFGITYTDHGKRLQKLLPERLPTIVPVEQVVDLSFIKEITDEQSAAPVYQAKFEGPQSGGTVVKANYQISFDSGSAKLKPSEVQTLQEIRSLLIRASDTKVSLEGHTDNVGDAGTNLRLSQERAKSVWQWLKGSDPSGININEKRLEGIEGYGPYRPLPNNQNRDDKEKAANRRVVIVLK; this is translated from the coding sequence ATGAGAATCGGTCGTGTGCAATTAGGCCCAGGGGCCATCATTCTGGTTGTGCTCTTGATGCTCGGACTCGTTTACACCGGGCTGAAACAACTCGGCGTGCTCGACAAACTCAATCCAACCACATCTGAAAAAAGCTCAGCCGTGGTGCCCGACAAACGCGAGAAACTGGAAGAAATCTCGACCGCGTCGTTGCCGCCCTCCGCCGTCAAAGCGCCTGTGCGCACCAGCGACAACCCCGAAGTCACTATCGGTCTTTGGACGTGGCAGACCGAGAGCGGCATCATTGATGCGGTGGGCGGCCCCGGCAAATCGGGCGATCATCCCGACAGTTGTTTGAGTCAGGCGGGCATCACCAATACGCGGCTGGTCGTGCAAAACGACACCTCCGAACAGATCAAGGCGCTAGCCGCCGGGCAGATGCAACTGGTCACGACGACGGGCGATCAAGCCGCCGTGGACATCGCGGGCGCCAACAAATTGCTGCGCGGCAACAAAGCCAAAGTTGTTTGGTCGAGCGGGTATTCATTTGGCGAGGATTGCCTGATTGGCCCCGAATCGTGGAAGCGCGACCCGCAATTGTCGCGCGGTTCGGTCGTTGTGACCGCCGTGCCTTATTGCGATTGGAACGTGACGGTCAATTGGGCGGCTGACAACCAGATTCCGGTCAACCCCGACGAGCAGGTCTATGACCCTGAGGCGATCAACTTCGTCAACGCGACCGATCACATCGAAGCCGCGCAGAAATACGTTCAAAACGCCAAGGTCAGTTTGCGCAACCGCGCCACGGGCAAGAGCGAAGAGCACGCGATTGACGCCGTGGCGACGTGGACGCCGGGCGACGTGATGGCCGTCAAAGATCGCGCGACCGTCAATTACAAAGGCAAGACCGAGAAGGTGCAGAAGATCGTTTCGACCAAAGAGTACAGCTACATGATGCCGCACATCCTGTTCGGCAATGAGGACTGGCTGAATCAGCACCGCGATTACGTCAAGACCGTGCTGCGTTGCGTGGCGCGCTCGAACGAACGGATCAAGACGGACGAAGCCTATATGCGCGACCGCGTCTCGGCCCTCAACGCGCTGACCTTCAATATGGAAGGCAAAGGCCCGGCCTTCTGGAACAAGTATTTTAACGGCGTCGTCGAAGACGGCGTGCCGCTCGGTGGTTCACGCGTCAACAACATCGCCGAGGTGCGCCATCTGTTTGGCCTGGCGAACAATCAACCGGTCGGGCGCAGCATCTTCGGCATCACCTACACCGACCACGGCAAACGCTTGCAGAAGCTGTTGCCGGAACGCTTGCCGACGATTGTGCCGGTGGAACAAGTGGTGGATTTGAGCTTTATCAAAGAGATCACCGACGAACAGAGCGCCGCGCCCGTCTATCAAGCCAAGTTCGAAGGCCCGCAAAGCGGCGGCACCGTCGTCAAAGCGAATTATCAAATCAGCTTCGACAGCGGTTCGGCGAAACTCAAACCATCGGAGGTGCAAACGCTGCAAGAGATTCGCAGCCTGTTGATTCGCGCCTCCGACACCAAAGTTTCGCTGGAAGGCCACACTGACAACGTCGGCGACGCGGGAACCAACTTGCGGCTGTCACAAGAACGAGCTAAGTCGGTTTGGCAATGGCTGAAGGGTTCCGACCCAAGCGGCATCAACATTAATGAAAAGCGGCTCGAAGGCATCGAAGGTTATGGGCCATATCGCCCGTTGCCGAATAACCAGAACCGCGACGACAAAGAGAAAGCCGCGAACCGGCGCGTGGTGATTGTGTTGAAGTAA
- a CDS encoding ABC transporter permease subunit — MENVTAKPVRVEAPNSFGEIVRVYGNVGAFVRSNLMLVWIALVVLLWFLNPIKALPNPGEVVQAFKHMWNASGSSGLVYNVYVTLKLNVVGLFYSSIISLLVAYLSVIPLFQPFNKLVQWLRYIPIVGFNLVFLTLFTIGWPMKVAMLTTGMTFFLVTSMTGVVAAIPRMRYELAKVLGYNDWQVFHSVVMRPTLPQMIEMIAQNAAIGWVMITAIETYNRTEGGIGSQIYAYSSTNQLAEVYAYLLIIGVIAVLEDWFFVLLKRVLFPHSLLAERA, encoded by the coding sequence ATGGAAAACGTAACGGCAAAACCAGTGCGAGTTGAGGCCCCAAATTCATTCGGCGAAATCGTGCGCGTTTACGGCAACGTGGGCGCGTTCGTGCGCTCGAACCTGATGCTGGTTTGGATTGCGCTGGTCGTCTTGCTTTGGTTTCTCAATCCGATCAAGGCGTTGCCGAACCCCGGCGAAGTGGTGCAGGCGTTCAAACATATGTGGAACGCCAGCGGGAGTTCGGGGCTGGTTTACAACGTGTATGTGACCTTGAAGCTGAATGTCGTGGGGTTGTTTTACTCGTCTATCATCTCGCTGCTGGTTGCGTACCTGAGCGTCATTCCGCTGTTTCAGCCGTTCAACAAGCTGGTGCAATGGCTGCGCTACATTCCCATCGTGGGCTTCAACCTGGTTTTTCTGACGCTGTTCACGATTGGCTGGCCGATGAAGGTGGCGATGCTGACGACCGGGATGACCTTCTTTCTGGTGACCAGCATGACTGGTGTGGTCGCAGCGATTCCGCGCATGCGTTACGAGTTGGCCAAGGTGCTGGGCTACAACGATTGGCAGGTCTTTCATAGCGTGGTGATGCGCCCGACCCTGCCCCAGATGATCGAGATGATCGCGCAAAACGCGGCCATCGGCTGGGTGATGATCACGGCGATTGAGACGTATAACCGCACCGAAGGCGGCATCGGCAGTCAGATTTACGCGTACTCTTCGACCAACCAATTGGCAGAGGTTTACGCCTACTTGCTGATCATCGGCGTGATTGCTGTGTTGGAAGATTGGTTTTTTGTGTTGCTGAAACGCGTGCTGTTCCCGCACAGTTTGCTGGCCGAGCGAGCCTGA
- a CDS encoding ABC transporter ATP-binding protein yields the protein MSDHSTIAGPLAGPAKMLENLLLVEHVSKEFPMNDGTTFAALRDFTLTIQNIEAKPQIVSLLGPSGAGKTTALRIIAALDRPTSGQVLITNGDGQAMRPVQVGDVGVVFQRYPLFDDLNVLNNLIEPAVRSGQSSEAAKSKALRYLDEFGMVKQGLAWPLQLSGGQRQRVAIMQQLMLERHFIILDEPFSGLDPVNIINVINMIGRIAHEHTLNTFIIITHDVTSALAISDHVYLLGRERNAQGELLPGSRVMKEYDLIAEGLAYRPDIEDLPRFAELRKEIKLVEFPKL from the coding sequence ATGAGCGATCACTCAACCATTGCCGGGCCGCTCGCTGGCCCGGCCAAAATGCTGGAAAATTTATTGCTGGTTGAACACGTCAGCAAAGAGTTTCCCATGAATGACGGTACAACCTTCGCCGCGCTGCGCGACTTCACGCTCACGATTCAAAACATCGAGGCCAAGCCGCAGATCGTCAGCTTGCTGGGGCCGTCAGGCGCGGGCAAAACGACGGCACTGCGCATCATTGCGGCGCTCGACCGTCCGACCAGCGGGCAGGTGTTGATCACGAATGGCGACGGCCAGGCCATGCGTCCGGTGCAGGTCGGCGATGTGGGCGTGGTCTTTCAGCGCTATCCGCTTTTTGACGATTTGAATGTGCTCAACAACCTGATCGAACCGGCGGTGCGCTCCGGGCAGTCGAGTGAAGCTGCGAAGTCAAAAGCCTTGCGCTATCTGGATGAATTCGGGATGGTCAAACAGGGACTGGCGTGGCCGTTGCAACTTTCCGGCGGGCAGCGGCAGCGCGTTGCGATCATGCAGCAATTGATGCTGGAGCGGCACTTCATCATTCTGGATGAACCGTTCTCAGGCCTCGATCCAGTCAACATCATCAACGTCATTAACATGATTGGCCGCATCGCCCACGAACACACGCTGAATACGTTCATCATCATCACGCACGATGTGACTTCGGCGCTGGCGATTTCCGACCACGTTTACTTGCTGGGGCGCGAACGCAATGCCCAGGGTGAATTGCTGCCCGGTTCGCGCGTGATGAAAGAGTATGATTTGATCGCCGAAGGGCTGGCCTATCGCCCCGACATCGAAGATTTGCCGCGCTTCGCCGAGTTGCGCAAAGAAATCAAGCTGGTTGAATTCCCGAAACTGTGA
- a CDS encoding TlpA family protein disulfide reductase produces the protein MKRLWVFAILMVGAGLAVFLNLGLSQVAAQRRQAPPAARTTTPPTPTPQPSTAGIPIYESSASSSHSSSSTKSTAPTKPVNGQRRQLSPLDQLRVGGFNLVALDGTEVPIEKLLMAGHPTLIQFWQTRCEQSHAQIAYMNDVAERYRQRGLVMLALTIDNPLQRREVGAFVRQERMNYPVYFAPSNLYRLMSGGATGTPQTYIFSREGRIASRLIGWEPKRWRPALEAALEATY, from the coding sequence ATGAAACGTCTTTGGGTTTTCGCAATTCTCATGGTTGGCGCTGGGCTGGCCGTCTTCTTGAATCTGGGTCTGAGCCAAGTGGCTGCGCAACGCCGGCAAGCGCCGCCCGCCGCTAGGACAACGACTCCGCCCACGCCCACGCCGCAGCCCTCCACGGCAGGCATTCCGATTTATGAGTCGTCGGCTTCCTCCTCCCATTCTTCATCGAGCACAAAATCCACCGCGCCAACCAAACCTGTCAACGGACAGCGGCGGCAGCTCTCGCCGCTCGACCAGTTGCGGGTGGGCGGCTTTAACCTGGTGGCGCTCGACGGCACGGAAGTCCCGATTGAGAAATTGCTGATGGCGGGCCATCCGACCTTGATCCAATTTTGGCAGACGCGCTGCGAACAGAGCCATGCGCAGATTGCCTATATGAATGATGTGGCGGAACGGTATCGCCAACGCGGCCTGGTCATGTTGGCGTTGACGATTGATAACCCGCTGCAACGCCGTGAAGTCGGTGCCTTTGTGCGTCAGGAGCGCATGAACTACCCAGTCTATTTTGCGCCGTCCAACCTTTACCGGTTGATGAGCGGCGGCGCGACCGGGACGCCGCAAACCTACATTTTCAGCCGCGAAGGCCGCATCGCCAGCCGCTTGATTGGCTGGGAGCCAAAGCGCTGGCGTCCGGCGCTGGAAGCTGCCCTGGAAGCAACGTATTAA
- a CDS encoding TlpA family protein disulfide reductase, with product MQHFHFSARSYALSILILANVLGQLGCQQSSAPPAPVNQPLAVAEPSPSPTATAPSPAPEAVSVPAITPASVAVPAAAPAPAVANPTKVTDLTQGKDFDLSMLDSSKVKLSKLLGRRKVLVINFWATWCGPCRREIPDLVALQKTYQSNKDVEIIGLTVEDPVQAREVVKEFSKQFEINYKLGFSPTPMFMAFNGTDPRGPIPQTFIIGKNGQLLEHIKGMRPAFKEYIQQAVDLALRT from the coding sequence ATGCAGCATTTCCATTTTTCCGCGCGCTCCTATGCCCTTTCGATTTTGATTTTGGCCAACGTCCTCGGACAGCTTGGCTGCCAGCAATCAAGTGCGCCCCCTGCGCCAGTCAACCAACCATTGGCGGTTGCGGAACCCAGCCCTTCACCAACGGCAACCGCACCAAGCCCCGCGCCCGAAGCGGTGTCTGTCCCGGCAATCACTCCCGCAAGCGTGGCCGTGCCCGCTGCGGCGCCTGCGCCTGCGGTAGCGAACCCAACCAAAGTAACCGACCTAACCCAAGGCAAAGATTTCGACCTGTCCATGCTGGATTCCTCAAAGGTCAAGCTGTCGAAACTGTTGGGGCGGCGCAAGGTGCTGGTGATTAACTTCTGGGCGACATGGTGTGGCCCCTGCCGCCGCGAAATCCCTGATCTGGTCGCTTTGCAGAAGACCTATCAGAGTAACAAAGATGTTGAAATCATCGGCCTGACCGTGGAAGACCCGGTGCAAGCCCGCGAGGTCGTCAAAGAGTTTTCAAAGCAGTTTGAGATCAACTACAAGCTAGGGTTTTCTCCCACGCCGATGTTTATGGCCTTCAATGGCACTGATCCGCGCGGGCCGATTCCACAGACCTTCATCATCGGCAAAAACGGTCAATTGTTGGAGCACATCAAAGGCATGCGCCCCGCGTTTAAGGAATACATTCAACAAGCGGTTGACCTGGCGTTGCGGACGTAG
- a CDS encoding response regulator: MSVEQTQVLLVEDDPSAAEIIIALIADVDDVFRVEWCDTLEAGLARLARGGIDLVLLDFGLPDSQGLETFLRVYRQAPQLAIVPLTATGDEELALRAIKLGAEDYLFKAGISKQLLVRAMRYAVARKRVEEELRRAHADLERRVEERTAELRLLSQRLVQVQEAERRNIAHELHDEVGQVLTGLKLILEMSSRLPAEAAKAQLPDAQALVNDLMNKVRNLSLDLRPPMLDDLGLLHALLWHFDRYTTQTGIRVHFVHPGLAAGQRFPPELEIAAYRIVQEALTNVARYAQVHEVEVRVSADAEGLDVEVKDRGKGFDVEAKLAAASSIGLAGMRERARLLGGKFSVVSKLGAGTTVTAELPLSDADAAASRTSQH, translated from the coding sequence ATGAGTGTTGAACAAACTCAGGTGTTATTAGTCGAAGACGATCCGTCGGCGGCGGAAATCATCATCGCGCTCATTGCTGATGTGGATGATGTTTTTCGTGTTGAGTGGTGCGACACGCTGGAAGCAGGCTTGGCGCGGCTGGCACGAGGGGGAATTGATCTGGTGCTGCTGGATTTCGGCTTGCCCGACAGCCAGGGGCTGGAAACCTTTTTGCGGGTGTATCGTCAGGCCCCGCAACTCGCCATCGTCCCGCTTACCGCCACGGGCGATGAAGAATTGGCGTTGCGCGCCATCAAGCTGGGCGCGGAAGATTATCTGTTCAAAGCCGGCATCAGCAAACAACTGTTGGTGCGCGCCATGCGCTACGCCGTGGCGCGCAAACGTGTCGAAGAGGAATTGCGGCGCGCCCACGCCGACCTGGAACGCCGCGTCGAAGAGCGCACCGCCGAGTTGCGGTTGCTGTCCCAGCGGTTGGTGCAGGTGCAGGAAGCCGAGCGCCGCAACATCGCGCATGAATTGCACGATGAAGTCGGGCAGGTATTGACTGGCTTGAAACTGATCTTGGAAATGTCTTCGCGGCTGCCCGCCGAAGCTGCCAAGGCGCAACTGCCCGACGCCCAGGCGCTGGTCAACGACCTGATGAACAAGGTGCGCAACCTCTCGCTTGATTTGCGCCCGCCGATGCTCGACGACCTGGGGTTGTTGCACGCCTTGCTTTGGCATTTCGACCGTTACACCACACAGACCGGCATCCGTGTGCACTTCGTTCATCCGGGCTTGGCGGCGGGCCAGCGCTTCCCACCAGAATTGGAAATCGCCGCCTATCGCATTGTGCAAGAGGCGCTGACCAACGTGGCGCGCTATGCCCAGGTCCATGAAGTTGAAGTGCGCGTGTCCGCCGATGCCGAAGGGCTGGATGTCGAAGTCAAAGATCGCGGCAAAGGGTTTGATGTCGAAGCCAAGCTGGCCGCCGCGAGTTCAATCGGACTGGCGGGTATGCGCGAACGCGCGCGCTTGCTCGGCGGCAAATTTTCCGTTGTTTCCAAATTGGGAGCGGGGACTACGGTGACCGCCGAATTGCCCTTGAGCGATGCTGACGCAGCGGCCTCCCGCACAAGCCAACACTAG
- a CDS encoding response regulator transcription factor, with protein sequence MPTIVLADDHHIVRQGLRALLESEPNFRLVGETGDGLEAVRMVEKLQPQVLITDVMMPGLNGLEVTRQVHKAAPQTRIIILSMHANDAYVVEALKNGAVGYVLKDSQASDLVQAVKEVAAGRRYLSPPLSEREIELYVKKVEHAPDDPYESLTSREREVLQMVAEGRTSAEIADRLFISPRTAEGHRANVLRKLGLQNHTDLVRFALKRGILPMD encoded by the coding sequence ATGCCGACGATTGTGTTAGCCGATGATCACCATATTGTGCGCCAGGGCCTGCGCGCCCTACTCGAAAGCGAGCCTAACTTCCGCCTGGTGGGCGAAACCGGCGATGGCCTGGAAGCCGTGCGCATGGTCGAGAAGTTGCAACCGCAAGTGCTGATCACCGACGTCATGATGCCGGGGTTGAACGGCCTGGAAGTCACGCGCCAGGTACACAAGGCCGCGCCGCAGACGCGCATCATCATCCTTTCGATGCACGCCAACGACGCCTATGTGGTCGAAGCGTTGAAGAATGGCGCGGTCGGTTACGTGCTCAAAGATTCGCAAGCCTCTGATCTGGTGCAAGCCGTCAAAGAAGTCGCGGCGGGCCGCCGCTATCTGAGTCCGCCACTGTCTGAACGCGAGATTGAACTCTACGTCAAGAAAGTCGAACACGCGCCCGATGACCCCTATGAATCGCTGACCAGCCGCGAACGCGAAGTGTTGCAGATGGTTGCCGAAGGCCGCACGAGCGCCGAAATTGCCGACCGGCTTTTCATCAGCCCGCGCACCGCCGAAGGGCATCGCGCCAACGTGCTGCGCAAACTCGGCCTGCAAAACCACACTGATCTGGTGCGCTTCGCCCTGAAGCGCGGCATCTTGCCGATGGATTGA